One window from the genome of Zerene cesonia ecotype Mississippi chromosome 1, Zerene_cesonia_1.1, whole genome shotgun sequence encodes:
- the LOC119839714 gene encoding TBC1 domain family member 20, with amino-acid sequence MDPNNADADSGDKCNINGDCSPLSDKLPSEINHTRNIDDIATPSELNFDQDFEFEDPFITEKRKEIEKCLDNPDVVNVDQWQSFAKSKGGLICDEYRRKIWPLLVGVTQEEMTEPPSLDELSTHPEYNQVVLDVNRSLKRFPPGIPYEQRVALQDQLTVLILRVIIKYPHLKYYQGYHDVAITLLLVCGDKASFPLLCRLSYGPKAPLAPFMQATMQPTQHLLNYMLPVIRRADDRLAECLEKSGVGTMFALPWYLTWFGHSLNRYSDVVRLYDYFLCAAPLFPVYVTAALVLHRAPHVLACDVDMAMMHCLLSRLPDDLPFEDILVVAKKLYDENDPTDLEGEVAALERREAEQREADEERMRRRRGARAPARASPLARWVPAALRRAAPRRTLLALTAALLAVYVYYRPELWR; translated from the exons ATGGATCCCAATAATGCTGATGCAGATAGTGgagataaatgtaatataaacgGAGACTGTTCCCCCCTTTCGGATAAACTACCAAGCGAGATAAACCATACCCGAAATATTGATGACATAGCTACGCCTTCCGAGTTAAACTTCGATCAAG aCTTTGAATTCGAGGACCCATTCATAACAGAGAAGAGAAAAGAGATAGAGAAATGTCTTGATAATCCGGATGTTGTTAATGTAGACCAGTGGCAGAGCTTTGCCAAAAGTAAAGGTGGCTTGATATgtg ATGAATACAGAAGAAAGATATGGCCACTGTTGGTTGGTGTGACTCAGGAGGAAATGACAGAACCACCATCTTTGGACGAGCTCTCTACACATCCTGAATATAATCAG GTTGTACTAGATGTAAATCGGTCACTGAAAAGATTTCCACCCGGCATTCCCTACGAACAGAGAGTGGCCCTGCAGGATCAGCTCACTGTTCTCATACTGCGGGTCATCATCAAGTATCCACATTTGAAGTATTATCag GGCTACCACGACGTAGCAATCACATTGCTACTGGTCTGTGGGGACAAAGCGTCATTCCCGCTGTTATGCCGCCTGTCCTACGGCCCCAAGGCCCCACTGGCTCCATTCATGCAGGCTACTATGCAGCCGACACAGCATTTACTGAACTACATGCTGCCCGTTATAAGGAGAGCTGACGACCGATTGGCGGAATGTTTGGAGAA ATCGGGCGTGGGCACGATGTTCGCGCTGCCGTGGTACCTGACGTGGTTCGGGCACAGCCTGAACCGGTACAGCGACGTGGTGCGGCTGTACGACTACTTCCTATGCGCCGCGCCGCTGTTCCCCGTGTACGTGACCGCCGCGCTCGTGCTGCACCGCGCGCCGCACGTGCTCGCCTGCGACGTCGACATGGCCATGATGCACTGCCTGCTCTCCCGG CTACCCGATGACTTACCATTCGAAGACATCCTGGTGGTCGCCAAGAAGCTGTACGACGAGAACGATCCGACCGACCTGGAGGGTGAAGTCGCTGCACTTGAGAGGCGAGA GGCGGAGCAGCGCGAGGCGGACGAGGAGCGCatgcggcggcggcgcggcgcgcgcgcgcccgccCGCGCCTCGCCGCTGGCGCGCTGGGTGCCGGCGGCGCTgcggcgcgcggcgccgcGCCGCACGCTGCTGGCGCTCACGGCGGCGCTGCTCGCCGTCTACGTGTACTACCGGCCCGAGCTGTGGAGGTAG